Within the Comamonadaceae bacterium OTU4NAUVB1 genome, the region GTGTTCCAGAGCTACGCGCTCTACCCGCACATGAGCGTGGCCGACAACATGTCCTTCGCGCTCAAGCTCGCCGGCGTGGCCAAGGACGAGATCAGGAAGAAGGTCGAGCACGCGGCCCGCCAGCTCAACCTCACGCAATACCTCGATCGCACGCCCAAGGAACTCTCCGGCGGCCAGCGCCAGCGCGTGGCCATCGGCCGCGCGATCGTGCGCGCGCCCAAGGTGTTCCTGTTCGACGAGCCGCTGTCCAACCTCGACGCGGCCCTGCGCGGCAACACCCGCGTGGAGATCCACAAGCTGCACGTCGCCCTCGGGGTCACCAGCATCTACGTCACGCACGACCAGGTCGAGGCCATGACGCTGGCCGACCGCGTGGTGGTGCTGCGCGACGGCCTGATCGAGCAGGTCGGCACGCCCATGGAACTCTACGACCACCCGGTCAACCAGTTCGTGGCGCAGTTCATCGGCATGCCCTCGATGAACATGGTGGCGGCCAAGGCGATCCCCAGCTTCTCGCAGCAGACCGGCGGGCGCCTGCCGGTCGACGGCTTCCTGGGCGTGCGGCCCGAGGGACTGCGCGTGCATCCCGGCCACGGCGCGGGCGTGCCCGGGCGCGTCGAACTCGTCGAGGCGCTGGGCGCGGACACGCTGATCCACGTCGACGTGGCCGGCGTGCCCCTGATCTCGCGCCAGAACGACCGCACGACGCTGCGCGAGGGCGATGCCGTGGGCATCGCGCTCGACCCCTCGGTGCTGCACCTGTTCGGCCGCGACGGCCGCTCGCTCGCCGCCGCCCCGGCCACCGCCTGACTTCCCGACCTTCGACCTTCGACGGAATCCCCGACGTGAACGCACCTTCCCCCGCACCCGCACCCGCACCCGCCCGCATCCTGCACCTGGGCCTGGGCTCGTTCCACCGCGCGCACCAGGCGGTGTACCTGCAGGCGCTGCACGACGCCGGCGACACGCGCTGGTCGCTCGCCGGCGCCAACCTCCGTCCCGACATGGCCGAGGTGCTGGCCGCGCTGCGCGCCCAGGGCGGGCGCTACACGCTGGAGACCATCTCCCCGGCCGGCGAGGTGCGCTACCAGCGCATCGGGTCGATCCGCGAGGTGCTGCCTTTCGAGAGCGATCTGGCCGGCGTGATCGCGCTGGGCGCCGATCCGGCCACGCGCATCGTCTCCTTCACCGTGACCGAGGCCGGCTACTACCTCGACGCCGACCATCGCCTGGACCCGGCCTTCGCCGAGCTGGCCGCCGACATCGAGCGCGCCCGCCGCGGCGAGTCCGGCCAGACCATCTACGGGGCGGTCTGCGCCATCCTGCGCGTGCGCCGCGACGCCGGCGCCGGCCCCGTGACGCTGCTCAACTGCGACAACCTGCGCCACAACGGCGAGCGCTTCCGCGGCGGCCTGCTGGAATTCATCGAGCGCGCCGGCGACCCCGCGCTGCGCGACTGGACGGCGGCCAACACCACCAGCCCCAACGCGATGGTCGACCGCATCACGCCGCGCCCGCCGCCGGAACTGCGCGAGCGCGTGCGCGCCGCCACCGGCTGGGACGACGCCGCGCCGGTCACCGGCGAGCGCTTCATCCAGTGGGTGATCGAGGACGACTTCATCGCCGGCCGCCCGGCCTGGGAGACCGTCGGCGTGGAACTGGTCGCGTCGGTGCAGCCCTACGAGGAAGCCAAGATCCGCCTGCTCAACGCCACCCACAGCTGCATCGCCTGGGCCGGCACGCTGGTCGGGCTGCAGTTCATCCACGAGGGCACGCACACCCCGGCCATCCGCGAGATGGCCCGTCGCTACGTCACCGACGACGTGATCCCGGTGCTGGGCACGCCCGGCGCGCCCAGCCCGGTCGACCTGCCGGCCTACCGCGACGTGGTGCTCGAGCGCTTCGGCAATCCGGCCATCCGCGACACCAACCAGCGCGTGGCGGCCGACGGCTTCTCCAAGATCCCCGGCTTCATCGCGCCCACCGTGCGCGAGCGGCTGGCGCGCGGCGAGCCGATCGAGGCCGTGGCGATGCTGCCGGCGCTGTTCCTGGCCTTCCTCGGGCGCTGGCACCGGGGCGCGCTGCCCTACACCTACCAGGACCAGGGCATGGACCCGGCCGTGGCGCACGCGATGTGCGAGGCCGCCGATCCGGTCGCGGCCTTCTGCGCCGATGCCGGGCTGTGGGGCGATCTGGCCGGCGACGCCCGGCTGATCGACGCGGTGCGGCGCGCCGGCGCGCGGGTCGACGCCTTCGTGGCGGCGGCGTCCACCGGCGCGCGCTGACGAGCCCGCCCGGCGACCCGGACCATGACGTCGACACGCAGCCCCGGGGCGCCATCGACCTGCGCGCCGCCGGCCGATGCCGATGGTGGTAGCTTCCCGTGCTGACCTCCCGAGTCCCTCCGTCCGAGTCCGCGAGACCGCTCCCCGCCATGTCCACCGTCCGCACCCGCGCCACCCCCCGCCAGCGCCAGCCCGAGGTCGAGCACGACCTCGCGCGCTCGGCCGCGCTGGGTTACGAGACCTCCGGCGAGGCCGGCTGGATCCGCTGCCTGGCGCACGGCTTCCCGAGCCCGCTGTCGCGCTGGCACTGCCACGACGAGTACGAGCTGCACCTCATCACCGAGACCTCCGGCAAGGCCTTCGTCGGCGACTGGATCGGCCCGTTCCAGCCCGGCCACCTGGTGCTGTGCGGCCCGCGGCTGCCGCACAACTGGATCTCGCTGGACATGCCCGAGGCCGGCGTGGTGGCGCGCGACCTGGTCATCCAGTTCCGCCACGAGCCGGTGGCGCAGGCCGCGACGCAGATCCCCGAACTCGCCGGCGTCACGCACCTCTTGGAGCGGGCGCGCCACGGCATCGAGTTCTTCGGCCTCTCCACGCGGGCCCGCGACCACTGGACGCGCATCAAGGGCGCCCACGGGCTGCGGCGCCTGGCGGCGTTCTGCGAATTCCTCGCCGACCTGGCCGAGTGCAACGACTACCGGCTGCTGTCGAGCGTGCAGATGAAGGGCGCCGAGGGCGACGCCGAAGGCGACCGCATCAACGCCATCGTCACGCGCATCACCGACCACGTCGCCGAGCCGATCGCGCTGGCCGACGTGGCCGCCGAACTGGGCATGAGCGAGAGCCGCTTCAGCCGCTACTTCAAGCGCTCGACCGGCAACAACTTCACCGACTTCGTCAACCGGGTGCGCATCAACAACGCCTGCCACCTGCTGATGCAGACCGAGCACTTCGTCACCGACATCTGCTATCAGGTCGGCTTCAACAACGTCGCCAACTTCAACCGGCGCTTCCTGGAGGTCAAGGGCATGACGCCCAGCGAGTTCCGGCGGCAGGCCGACAGCCGCTTCGGCGGCGACCGCTGAGCGCGCCCCCCTTTCAAGGACCTTCCCGCACATGTACCTCGGACTCGACCTGGGCACCTCCGAACTCAAGGCGCTGCTGCTGGCGGACGACCATCGCATCGTCGCGGTGGCGCGCGCCTCGCTCACGGTGAGCCGGCCCCGGCCGCTGTGGTCGGAGCAGGACCCGGCCCGGTGGTGGGAGGCGCTGGAGACGGTGATGTCGGCGCTGCGCGCGTCGCAGCCCGGCGCGCTGGCGGCGGTGCGCGCCATCGGCCTGTCGGGCCAGATGCACGGCGCCGTGCTGCTCGACGCGGGCGACGCGGTGCTGCGCCCGGCCATCCTCTGGAACGACGGGCGCAGCGCCGCGCAGTGCGAGGCGCTCGCCGACGCCGTGCCGCGCCTGGGCGAGATCGCCGGCAACCTGGCGATGCCGGGCTTCACGGCACCCAAGCTGATGTGGGTGCGCGCGCACGAGCCCGCGCTGTTCGCGCGCACCCGGCGCGTGCTGCTGCCCAAGGACTGGCTGCGCCTGCGGCTCACCGGCGAGGCCGTGGGCGAGATGTCCGATGCCTCGGGCACGCTGTGGCTCGACGTGGGCCGGCGCGACTGGTCCGACGAACTGCTCGCCGCGACGGGCCTCGGGCGCGAGCACATGCCGCGCCTGGTCGAGGGCGACGCGGTGTCGGCGCGGCTGCTGCCGGCGCTGGCCGAACGCTGGGGCCTGCGGCCGGGCATCGCGGTGGCCGGCGGCGGCGGCGACAACGCGGCCAGCGCCGTCGGCATGGGCCTGATCGAGGCGGGACAGGGCTTCGTCTCGCTGGGCACCTCGGGCGTGATCTTCGTTTGCGGCGCGCGTTTCGCGCCCCGGCCGGAGGCGGCCGTCCACGCCTTCTGCCACGCGCTGCCGGGCCGCTGGCACCAGATGTCGGTGATGCTGTCGGCCGCGAGCGCGGTGGGCTGGGCGGCGCGCTGCTTCGGCTTCGTCGACGAGCCGGCGCTGCTGGCGGCGGCCGCCACGGCGACGGCCGCGATGCGCGCGCGCGCGCCGCTGTTCCTGCCCTACCTGGCCGGCGAGCGCTCGCCGCACAACGATGCCGGCGCGCAGGGCGTGCTGCACGGCCTGACCCACGCGCACGGGCCGGCCGACATCGCCTACGCCGTGGTCGAGGGCGTGAGCCTGGGCCTGCGCGACGGGCTGGACACGCTGGAGCGCCCGGCGGGCGACCTGCTGCTGGTCGGCGGCGGGGCGCGCAGCGTCTGGTGGGGCCAGTTGCTGGCCGACATCCTGGAGGTGCCGCTGGCCCTGGCCGAGGGCGGCGAGGCCGGCGGGGCGCTGGGCGCGGCCCGGCTGGCCTGGCTGGCCGACGGCGGGGACGCCGCGTCGGTGTGCCGCACGCCGCCCCTGCAGCGGCGCTTCGAGCCCGACGCGGCCCAGGCGCCCGGCCACCGGGCGCGGCACGCCCGCTTCAGGGCCCTGTACGCGGCCTCGCGGCCGCACTTC harbors:
- the ugpC gene encoding sn-glycerol-3-phosphate ABC transporter ATP-binding protein UgpC, with translation MAYLELKGITKSFGDAHIIRGVDLEIRKGEFIVFVGPSGCGKSTLLRLIAGLEPVTGGGVRLDGRDITHTPSGKRDLAMVFQSYALYPHMSVADNMSFALKLAGVAKDEIRKKVEHAARQLNLTQYLDRTPKELSGGQRQRVAIGRAIVRAPKVFLFDEPLSNLDAALRGNTRVEIHKLHVALGVTSIYVTHDQVEAMTLADRVVVLRDGLIEQVGTPMELYDHPVNQFVAQFIGMPSMNMVAAKAIPSFSQQTGGRLPVDGFLGVRPEGLRVHPGHGAGVPGRVELVEALGADTLIHVDVAGVPLISRQNDRTTLREGDAVGIALDPSVLHLFGRDGRSLAAAPATA
- a CDS encoding mannitol dehydrogenase family protein; amino-acid sequence: MLHLGLGSFHRAHQAVYLQALHDAGDTRWSLAGANLRPDMAEVLAALRAQGGRYTLETISPAGEVRYQRIGSIREVLPFESDLAGVIALGADPATRIVSFTVTEAGYYLDADHRLDPAFAELAADIERARRGESGQTIYGAVCAILRVRRDAGAGPVTLLNCDNLRHNGERFRGGLLEFIERAGDPALRDWTAANTTSPNAMVDRITPRPPPELRERVRAATGWDDAAPVTGERFIQWVIEDDFIAGRPAWETVGVELVASVQPYEEAKIRLLNATHSCIAWAGTLVGLQFIHEGTHTPAIREMARRYVTDDVIPVLGTPGAPSPVDLPAYRDVVLERFGNPAIRDTNQRVAADGFSKIPGFIAPTVRERLARGEPIEAVAMLPALFLAFLGRWHRGALPYTYQDQGMDPAVAHAMCEAADPVAAFCADAGLWGDLAGDARLIDAVRRAGARVDAFVAAASTGAR
- a CDS encoding AraC family transcriptional regulator — its product is MSTVRTRATPRQRQPEVEHDLARSAALGYETSGEAGWIRCLAHGFPSPLSRWHCHDEYELHLITETSGKAFVGDWIGPFQPGHLVLCGPRLPHNWISLDMPEAGVVARDLVIQFRHEPVAQAATQIPELAGVTHLLERARHGIEFFGLSTRARDHWTRIKGAHGLRRLAAFCEFLADLAECNDYRLLSSVQMKGAEGDAEGDRINAIVTRITDHVAEPIALADVAAELGMSESRFSRYFKRSTGNNFTDFVNRVRINNACHLLMQTEHFVTDICYQVGFNNVANFNRRFLEVKGMTPSEFRRQADSRFGGDR
- the xylB gene encoding xylulokinase; the protein is MYLGLDLGTSELKALLLADDHRIVAVARASLTVSRPRPLWSEQDPARWWEALETVMSALRASQPGALAAVRAIGLSGQMHGAVLLDAGDAVLRPAILWNDGRSAAQCEALADAVPRLGEIAGNLAMPGFTAPKLMWVRAHEPALFARTRRVLLPKDWLRLRLTGEAVGEMSDASGTLWLDVGRRDWSDELLAATGLGREHMPRLVEGDAVSARLLPALAERWGLRPGIAVAGGGGDNAASAVGMGLIEAGQGFVSLGTSGVIFVCGARFAPRPEAAVHAFCHALPGRWHQMSVMLSAASAVGWAARCFGFVDEPALLAAAATATAAMRARAPLFLPYLAGERSPHNDAGAQGVLHGLTHAHGPADIAYAVVEGVSLGLRDGLDTLERPAGDLLLVGGGARSVWWGQLLADILEVPLALAEGGEAGGALGAARLAWLADGGDAASVCRTPPLQRRFEPDAAQAPGHRARHARFRALYAASRPHFASA